A window from Caulobacter sp. X encodes these proteins:
- a CDS encoding potassium transporter Kup, which produces MASEASGASATDCAPASSDIPSQDGGPPNGAGNGHDLKGHGFLALALGSIGVVFGDIGTSPLYAFKEALAAAAHDGVVRSEIFGVISLAIWALILIVTLKYVVFIMRADNKGEGGVLSLMALAQHAIGRRTALVFGLGVAGAALFYGDAVITPAMSVLSAVEGLRTIPALEHAVNTQVVLVIATAMLLGLFFIQSRGTAKVGALFGPICAVWFLSMFALGAWHLAHKPEILKAISPHYAVHFLAHHGMAGFVVLGAVFLTVTGAEALSADMGHFGRWPIQAAWNFFVLPCLIVNYLGQGAFALSVFDAARRAGRPMPELNWFFEMAPEALRLPLVLLAGLATVIASQAVITGAFSLTQQAIQLGLLPRLDVRRTSETQSGQIFVPQLNTMLLVGVMAIMLTFQTSSALAHAYGLAVTGTMVVTTCMAFIVMRRLWNWSLPASLCFLIPFMALDLTFLSANALRFFTGGWLPVLIGAALFTIMATWVRGSQILSDKTRRDSLPVADLMDILRARAPHRAPGTAIFLTSDPDMTPVALMHNLKHNKVLHERNVILTVRTAETPRVNEEDRVKIEKVNDDFKKVIVNYGFMESPNIPKALAVCRKQGLKFDIMATSFFLGRRSIVPSANSGMPLWQDRLFIYLMKNAANPTDFFKIPPGRVVELGAQVTV; this is translated from the coding sequence ATGGCTTCCGAAGCCTCAGGCGCATCCGCTACCGACTGCGCCCCCGCGTCTTCCGACATTCCTTCGCAGGATGGCGGCCCGCCAAATGGGGCCGGGAATGGTCATGACCTGAAGGGTCATGGCTTCCTCGCGCTGGCCCTCGGCTCGATCGGCGTCGTCTTCGGCGACATCGGCACCAGCCCGCTGTACGCGTTCAAGGAAGCGCTGGCCGCCGCCGCGCACGACGGCGTGGTGCGTAGCGAAATCTTCGGCGTTATCTCGCTGGCGATTTGGGCGCTGATCCTGATCGTCACCCTGAAGTATGTCGTGTTCATCATGCGCGCGGACAACAAGGGCGAAGGCGGCGTGCTGTCGCTGATGGCCCTGGCGCAGCACGCGATCGGCCGGCGCACGGCGCTCGTGTTCGGCCTCGGCGTCGCCGGCGCGGCGCTGTTCTACGGCGACGCCGTGATTACACCCGCCATGTCGGTTCTGTCCGCGGTCGAGGGTCTTCGGACGATCCCGGCCCTGGAGCATGCGGTCAACACCCAGGTCGTGCTGGTGATCGCCACGGCCATGCTGCTGGGCCTGTTCTTCATCCAGAGCCGCGGCACCGCCAAGGTCGGCGCGCTGTTTGGTCCGATCTGCGCCGTCTGGTTCCTGTCGATGTTCGCCCTGGGCGCCTGGCACCTGGCGCACAAGCCCGAGATCCTCAAGGCGATCAGCCCCCACTACGCGGTGCACTTCCTGGCGCATCACGGCATGGCGGGCTTCGTCGTGCTCGGCGCGGTCTTCCTGACGGTCACCGGGGCCGAGGCGCTGTCGGCGGACATGGGCCACTTTGGCCGCTGGCCGATCCAGGCGGCCTGGAACTTCTTCGTGCTGCCCTGCCTGATCGTGAACTATCTGGGCCAAGGCGCCTTCGCCCTGTCGGTGTTCGACGCCGCCCGGCGGGCTGGACGTCCGATGCCCGAGCTCAACTGGTTCTTCGAGATGGCGCCCGAGGCGCTGCGCCTGCCGCTGGTGCTGCTGGCGGGTCTCGCGACCGTCATCGCCAGCCAGGCCGTCATCACCGGCGCCTTCTCGCTGACCCAGCAGGCGATCCAGCTGGGCCTGCTGCCGCGCCTCGACGTGCGCCGCACGTCCGAGACCCAGTCGGGCCAGATCTTCGTGCCGCAGCTCAACACCATGCTGCTGGTCGGGGTCATGGCGATCATGCTGACCTTCCAGACCTCGTCGGCCTTGGCCCACGCCTATGGCCTGGCGGTGACCGGCACCATGGTGGTGACCACCTGCATGGCCTTCATCGTCATGCGGCGCCTGTGGAACTGGAGCCTGCCGGCCTCGCTGTGCTTCCTGATCCCGTTCATGGCGCTGGACCTGACCTTCCTGAGCGCCAACGCCCTGCGCTTCTTCACGGGCGGCTGGCTGCCGGTTCTGATCGGGGCGGCGCTGTTCACGATCATGGCGACCTGGGTGCGCGGCAGCCAGATCCTCAGCGACAAGACCCGCCGCGACAGCCTGCCGGTCGCCGATCTGATGGACATCCTGCGCGCCCGCGCCCCGCACCGCGCGCCCGGCACGGCGATCTTCCTGACCTCGGACCCGGACATGACCCCGGTCGCCTTGATGCACAACCTCAAGCACAACAAGGTTCTGCACGAGCGCAACGTCATCCTGACGGTCCGCACGGCCGAAACGCCGCGCGTCAACGAGGAAGACCGCGTCAAGATCGAGAAGGTCAACGACGACTTCAAGAAGGTCATCGTCAACTACGGCTTCATGGAAAGCCCGAACATCCCCAAGGCCCTGGCCGTGTGCCGCAAGCAGGGCCTGAAGTTCGACATCATGGCCACCAGCTTCTTCTTAGGGAGGCGCTCGATCGTGCCGTCGGCCAACAGCGGCATGCCGCTATGGCAGGACCGGCTGTTCATCTATCTGATGAAGAACGCCGCCAATCCGACGGACTTCTTCAAGATCCCGCCCGGCCGCGTGGTCGAGCTGGGCGCCCAGGTGACGGTGTAG
- a CDS encoding Rrf2 family transcriptional regulator: MSDSQKFPVAAHALAYLAHKEAFSADRAVASAELAASVPTNPVVVRRVTAMLGKAGLIGARAGANGGAWLLKPAESITLDVVLKAVNGCAHLGVAPKGVKGCPVGEKIPDAVRSAIEAADAAAAARLGQITVADLLANAH; encoded by the coding sequence ATGTCCGACAGTCAAAAATTCCCCGTGGCGGCCCACGCCCTGGCCTATCTGGCGCACAAGGAGGCGTTTTCCGCCGACCGCGCCGTGGCCAGCGCCGAGCTGGCCGCGTCGGTCCCGACCAATCCGGTCGTGGTCCGCCGGGTCACCGCCATGCTGGGCAAGGCGGGGCTGATCGGCGCGCGCGCCGGCGCCAATGGCGGCGCCTGGCTGCTCAAGCCGGCCGAATCGATCACGCTCGACGTCGTGCTGAAGGCCGTGAACGGCTGCGCCCACCTCGGCGTCGCGCCCAAGGGCGTCAAGGGCTGCCCGGTCGGCGAGAAGATCCCCGACGCGGTCCGCTCGGCCATCGAGGCCGCCGACGCCGCGGCCGCCGCGCGCCTGGGCCAGATCACGGTCGCCGACCTCCTCGCCAACGCGCACTAG
- a CDS encoding NADP-dependent malic enzyme, with amino-acid sequence MSDAERKTFTDAEALAFHRHPTPGKIAIVPTKPMATQRDLSLAYSPGVAVPVHAIAADPDMAYEYTSKGNLVAVISNGTAILGLGDLGALASKPVMEGKSVLFKRFGDVDSIDIEVTSKDPDEIITVVKNIGVTFGGINLEDIKSPECFRIETELQELLDIPVFHDDQHGTAIICAAGLINACHITGKKIEDVKVVLNGPGAAGIASLELIKAMGVRAENCIAVDSKGVLYQGRTEGMNQWKSAHAVKTDKRTLAEAVQGADVLLGLSAKGAFTPEMIASMAPNPVIFAMANPDPEITPEEVKRVRKDAIMGTGRSDYPNQVNNVLGFPYIFRGALDVRARRVNHEMKIACARALAMLAREDVPDEVAAAYHGRQLKFGPDYIIPSAFDPRLIWYVPPFVAQAAMDTGVARKPIADMDAYRAGLAQRLDPTAGFLQKISGSVLANPKRIVFAEGEDPSVIRAAYAYQTGGYGKAILCGRENLVHENMKLVGLDPETAGLEIVNARLSDRNPDYVDALYARLQRQGYLKRDVQRLINQDRNSFAASMVTLGEADGMVTGVTRSFDQALEEVLRVVDPAPGGRIMGMSVVLAKGRTIFVADTNVTELPEAEELVEIACEAARAVRRLGFKPRVAFMSYSTFGNPMGLRSEKVREAVAMLDEMDVDFEYEGEMPPELALDPEKRANYPFMRLTDSANILIMPAIHAASISTKLVQSLGGATVIGPVLLGLSKSVQIAPLSASVSKILNMAMMAAYEQPVGEEE; translated from the coding sequence ATGAGCGACGCGGAACGCAAGACCTTCACCGATGCGGAGGCCTTGGCCTTCCACCGCCACCCCACGCCGGGGAAGATCGCCATCGTGCCGACCAAGCCGATGGCGACCCAGCGCGACCTGTCGCTGGCCTATTCGCCTGGCGTCGCCGTCCCCGTCCACGCGATCGCCGCCGATCCGGACATGGCTTACGAGTACACCTCCAAGGGCAACCTGGTGGCGGTGATCTCGAACGGCACCGCGATCCTGGGCCTGGGCGACCTGGGGGCCCTGGCCTCCAAGCCGGTGATGGAGGGCAAGAGCGTCCTCTTCAAGCGCTTCGGCGACGTCGACTCGATCGACATCGAGGTGACCTCCAAGGACCCCGACGAGATCATCACGGTGGTCAAGAACATCGGGGTGACCTTCGGGGGCATCAATCTCGAGGACATCAAGAGCCCCGAATGCTTCCGCATCGAGACCGAGCTGCAGGAGCTGCTCGACATCCCGGTGTTCCACGACGACCAGCACGGCACGGCGATCATCTGCGCCGCCGGCCTGATCAACGCCTGCCACATCACCGGCAAGAAGATCGAGGACGTGAAGGTCGTGCTGAACGGCCCCGGCGCGGCCGGCATCGCCTCGCTGGAGCTGATCAAGGCGATGGGCGTGCGGGCCGAGAACTGCATCGCCGTCGACTCCAAGGGCGTCCTCTACCAGGGCCGCACCGAGGGCATGAACCAGTGGAAGAGCGCCCACGCGGTCAAGACCGACAAGCGCACCCTGGCCGAAGCCGTGCAGGGCGCGGACGTCCTGCTGGGCCTGTCGGCCAAGGGCGCCTTCACGCCCGAGATGATCGCCTCGATGGCTCCGAACCCGGTCATCTTCGCCATGGCCAATCCGGATCCGGAAATCACCCCGGAAGAGGTCAAGCGGGTCCGCAAAGACGCGATCATGGGCACGGGCCGCTCGGACTATCCCAACCAGGTCAACAACGTCCTGGGCTTCCCCTACATCTTCCGCGGCGCCCTGGACGTGCGGGCCCGCCGCGTGAACCACGAGATGAAGATCGCCTGCGCCCGGGCCCTTGCCATGCTGGCGCGCGAGGACGTTCCGGACGAGGTCGCCGCCGCCTATCACGGCCGTCAGCTGAAGTTCGGGCCGGACTACATCATCCCGTCGGCCTTCGATCCCCGCCTGATCTGGTACGTGCCGCCGTTCGTGGCCCAGGCGGCCATGGACACCGGCGTCGCCCGCAAGCCGATCGCCGACATGGACGCCTACCGCGCGGGCCTCGCCCAACGCCTGGATCCCACCGCCGGCTTCCTGCAGAAGATCTCGGGCTCGGTCCTGGCCAATCCCAAGCGCATCGTGTTCGCCGAGGGCGAAGATCCCAGCGTCATCCGCGCCGCCTACGCCTACCAGACCGGCGGCTACGGCAAGGCCATCCTGTGCGGCCGCGAGAACCTGGTGCACGAGAACATGAAGCTGGTCGGCCTGGATCCCGAGACCGCCGGCCTCGAGATCGTCAACGCCCGCCTGTCCGACCGCAATCCCGACTATGTCGACGCGCTCTACGCGCGGCTGCAGCGCCAGGGCTATCTGAAGCGCGACGTCCAGCGCCTGATCAACCAGGACCGCAACAGCTTCGCCGCCTCGATGGTCACCCTGGGCGAGGCCGACGGCATGGTCACCGGCGTCACCCGCAGCTTCGACCAGGCGCTGGAAGAAGTGTTGCGCGTCGTCGACCCCGCGCCGGGCGGCCGGATCATGGGCATGTCGGTGGTGCTGGCCAAGGGCCGGACCATCTTCGTGGCCGACACCAACGTCACCGAGCTGCCCGAGGCCGAGGAGCTGGTCGAGATCGCCTGCGAGGCGGCCCGCGCCGTCCGCCGCCTGGGCTTCAAGCCGCGCGTGGCCTTCATGAGCTATTCGACCTTCGGCAATCCGATGGGCCTGCGCTCGGAGAAGGTGCGCGAGGCCGTGGCCATGCTCGACGAGATGGATGTCGACTTCGAGTACGAGGGCGAGATGCCGCCCGAGCTGGCGCTCGATCCCGAAAAGCGCGCCAACTATCCGTTCATGCGCCTGACCGATAGCGCCAACATCCTGATCATGCCGGCGATCCACGCCGCCTCGATCTCGACCAAGCTGGTTCAGTCGCTGGGCGGCGCCACGGTGATCGGACCGGTGCTGCTGGGTCTGTCCAAGTCGGTGCAGATCGCGCCGCTGTCGGCCTCGGTGTCCAAGATCCTGAACATGGCGATGATGGCGGCCTACGAGCAGCCGGTCGGCGAAGAGGAGTAG
- a CDS encoding argininosuccinate synthase, translating into MADKSVKKVVLAYSGGLDTSIILKWLQTEYGAEVVTFTADLGQGEEIEPARAKALAAGVKPENIFIEDVREEFVRDYVFPMFRANTVYEGQYLLGTSIARPLIAKKQIEIARKTGADAVSHGATGKGNDQVRFELGYYGLEPDITVIAPWREWDFKSREALLDFAEKHQIQITKDKRGEAPFSVDANLLHSSSEGKVLEDPAVEAPEFVHMRTIAPEDAPDKPTIITIDFEKGDPVAIDGVAMSPATLLTKLNELGRDNGIGRLDLVENRFVGMKSRGVYETPGGTILLAAHRGIESITLDRGAMHLKDELMPKYASLVYNGFWFSPEREMLQAAIDYSQTKVTGQVRVKLYKGNVTVIGRTSPYSLYDQDLVTFEEGKVAYDHRDAGGFIKLNALRLRVLAKRDKRG; encoded by the coding sequence ATGGCCGACAAGTCCGTGAAGAAGGTCGTGCTCGCCTATTCGGGCGGCCTCGACACCTCGATCATCCTGAAGTGGCTGCAGACCGAGTACGGCGCGGAAGTCGTGACGTTCACGGCCGACCTCGGCCAAGGCGAAGAGATCGAGCCGGCGCGCGCCAAGGCCCTGGCGGCCGGCGTGAAGCCCGAGAACATCTTCATCGAGGACGTCCGCGAGGAGTTCGTCCGCGACTACGTCTTCCCGATGTTCCGCGCCAACACGGTCTATGAGGGCCAGTACCTGCTGGGCACCTCGATCGCCCGTCCGCTGATCGCCAAGAAGCAGATCGAGATCGCCCGCAAGACCGGCGCCGACGCCGTCAGCCACGGCGCGACCGGCAAGGGCAACGATCAGGTCCGCTTCGAGCTCGGCTATTACGGTCTTGAGCCCGACATCACCGTGATCGCCCCCTGGCGCGAGTGGGACTTCAAGTCCCGCGAGGCCCTGCTGGACTTCGCCGAGAAGCACCAGATCCAGATCACCAAGGACAAGCGCGGCGAGGCGCCGTTCAGCGTCGACGCCAACCTGCTGCACTCCTCGTCGGAAGGTAAGGTCCTGGAGGACCCGGCGGTCGAGGCCCCCGAATTCGTCCACATGCGCACGATCGCGCCGGAAGACGCCCCGGACAAGCCGACAATCATCACCATCGACTTCGAGAAGGGCGACCCGGTCGCCATCGACGGCGTGGCGATGAGCCCCGCGACCCTGCTGACCAAGCTGAATGAGCTGGGCCGCGACAACGGCATCGGCCGCCTGGACCTCGTCGAGAACCGCTTCGTCGGCATGAAGTCGCGCGGCGTCTACGAGACCCCCGGCGGCACCATCCTGCTGGCCGCCCACCGCGGCATCGAGAGCATCACGCTGGACCGCGGCGCGATGCACCTGAAGGACGAGCTGATGCCGAAGTACGCCAGCTTGGTCTACAACGGCTTCTGGTTCTCGCCCGAGCGCGAGATGCTGCAGGCCGCCATCGACTACAGCCAGACCAAGGTCACCGGCCAGGTCCGCGTGAAGCTCTACAAGGGCAATGTCACGGTCATCGGCCGCACCAGCCCCTACTCGCTGTACGATCAGGACCTGGTCACCTTCGAGGAAGGCAAGGTCGCCTACGACCACCGCGACGCCGGCGGCTTCATCAAGCTGAACGCCCTGCGCCTGCGGGTCCTGGCCAAGCGCGACAAGCGCGGCTAG
- a CDS encoding KTSC domain-containing protein — protein sequence MHVDSAAIQAIDYAPEHGKLFVTFSDGDEYVYVGVPERVSKAFFRAPSKGRFFQRMIRDRYPYNRV from the coding sequence ATGCATGTGGACTCTGCCGCGATCCAAGCGATCGACTACGCCCCCGAGCACGGCAAGCTGTTCGTCACGTTCAGCGACGGCGACGAGTACGTCTATGTCGGCGTGCCCGAGCGGGTGAGCAAGGCGTTCTTCCGCGCGCCGTCCAAGGGACGGTTCTTCCAGCGGATGATCCGGGACCGGTATCCTTACAATCGGGTGTAG
- a CDS encoding flavodoxin family protein, translating into MTTVAIAYHSGYGHTEVLAQKVAEGVRDAGQTPVLLKIESAAQDFGPFIEEITKADAVIFGAPTYMGDVSGVFKVFADATSAAFFTGAWKDKLAAGFTNSHSFAGDKGHALASLTILAAQHGMNWVNLGVPSPHVTAAERGPDTLNRVGSFIGVAAQSDNASPEITPPAGDRETARLLGERVAKAAVRWTAGASAAEAITTKAA; encoded by the coding sequence ATGACCACCGTCGCCATCGCCTATCACTCGGGCTACGGCCACACCGAAGTTCTCGCCCAGAAGGTCGCCGAGGGCGTCCGCGACGCCGGCCAGACCCCGGTGCTGCTGAAGATCGAGAGCGCCGCCCAGGACTTCGGCCCGTTCATCGAGGAGATCACCAAGGCCGACGCCGTGATCTTCGGCGCGCCGACCTACATGGGCGACGTCTCGGGCGTGTTCAAAGTGTTCGCCGACGCCACCTCGGCGGCGTTCTTCACCGGCGCCTGGAAGGACAAGCTGGCCGCCGGCTTCACCAATTCGCACAGCTTCGCTGGCGACAAGGGTCACGCCCTGGCTAGCCTGACCATTCTGGCCGCCCAGCACGGCATGAACTGGGTGAACCTCGGCGTCCCCTCGCCGCACGTGACCGCGGCCGAGCGCGGCCCGGATACGCTGAACCGCGTCGGCTCGTTCATCGGCGTCGCCGCCCAGTCGGACAACGCCTCGCCCGAGATCACCCCGCCCGCCGGCGACCGTGAGACCGCCCGCCTGCTGGGCGAGCGCGTCGCCAAGGCCGCCGTCCGCTGGACCGCCGGGGCTTCGGCCGCCGAGGCGATCACGACCAAGGCCGCTTAA
- a CDS encoding MAPEG family protein — translation MHQSHAIVAIVTLLSLLVYVWMILRIPGARRRSGIDAPAMTGDPELERHIRVQANTVEWLVIYLPALWLFAIYWNDLFAAAMGGIWIVGRIVYALGYAADPKKRELGFIIQALATAVLVFGALGRAIWVYITIGA, via the coding sequence ATGCATCAGTCCCACGCCATTGTGGCGATCGTCACCCTGCTGTCCCTGCTGGTCTATGTCTGGATGATCCTGCGGATCCCCGGCGCGCGCCGCCGGAGCGGCATCGACGCCCCGGCCATGACCGGCGATCCGGAGTTGGAACGCCACATCCGCGTCCAGGCCAACACGGTCGAGTGGCTGGTCATCTACCTCCCCGCGCTGTGGCTGTTCGCCATCTACTGGAACGACCTGTTCGCCGCCGCCATGGGCGGGATCTGGATCGTCGGACGCATCGTCTACGCCCTGGGCTACGCGGCCGATCCGAAGAAGCGGGAGCTGGGCTTCATCATCCAGGCCCTGGCGACGGCGGTTCTGGTGTTCGGCGCCCTGGGCCGGGCGATCTGGGTCTACATCACCATCGGCGCCTAA
- the dapB gene encoding 4-hydroxy-tetrahydrodipicolinate reductase, with product MTQPVKIAVAGALGRMGQAVIQTLDGRHDVVLAARFDRPEAEGELLVSADAALAAADVVIDFTLPEASALLAEAAAARAVHHAHAPALVIGSTGFSPEQLARIEAAAHKVAIVRSGNYSLGVNMLMGLVRQAAAALPASDWDIEVFEAHHKRKIDAPSGTALMLGEAAAEGRGVDLAAVADRGRDGVTGPRKEGAIGFSVVRGGGIVGEHSVIFAGESETLTLSHSAIDRGLFARGAVAAAAWTKGKPPGLYDMQDVLGFKK from the coding sequence TTGACCCAGCCCGTGAAGATCGCCGTCGCCGGCGCCCTCGGCCGCATGGGCCAGGCCGTCATCCAGACGCTGGACGGCCGTCACGACGTGGTGCTGGCCGCCCGCTTCGATCGCCCAGAGGCGGAGGGCGAGCTGCTGGTCAGCGCCGACGCGGCCCTGGCCGCCGCCGATGTCGTCATCGACTTCACCCTGCCCGAGGCCTCGGCGTTGCTGGCCGAAGCCGCCGCCGCCCGCGCCGTCCACCATGCCCACGCGCCGGCCCTGGTCATTGGCTCGACCGGCTTCTCGCCCGAGCAGCTGGCCCGGATCGAGGCGGCCGCCCACAAGGTGGCGATCGTTCGCTCGGGCAACTATTCGCTGGGCGTCAACATGCTGATGGGCCTGGTGCGCCAGGCCGCCGCCGCCTTGCCGGCCTCGGATTGGGACATCGAGGTCTTCGAGGCCCACCATAAGCGCAAGATCGACGCGCCCTCGGGCACGGCCCTGATGCTGGGCGAGGCGGCCGCCGAAGGGCGGGGCGTGGACCTGGCCGCGGTCGCCGATCGCGGCCGCGACGGCGTCACGGGCCCCCGCAAGGAAGGCGCGATCGGCTTTTCGGTCGTGCGCGGCGGCGGCATCGTCGGCGAGCACAGCGTGATCTTCGCCGGCGAGTCCGAGACCCTGACCTTGTCGCACTCGGCCATCGACCGGGGCCTGTTCGCCCGGGGCGCGGTGGCCGCCGCGGCCTGGACAAAGGGCAAGCCGCCGGGTCTCTATGACATGCAGGACGTGCTCGGCTTTAAGAAGTAG
- a CDS encoding LysE family translocator, whose translation MDHLPVDPARYGAFLVAMFVMAITPGPANLFAIATGMERGKGAALLGVVGMNTATLVWFTGSALGLGALIIAFPKAFHVLALGGAAYLVWLGLKSLWAGIKNLESHASATVRAGRSAFLDGFMVQIANPKILLFFSGVLPPFLDIKRPLAPQLVMFACATIGMDLISMSSYGLGGAALSSRMNEPGFRRGFALLVGVLLITAAVLIVSRG comes from the coding sequence ATGGACCACCTGCCCGTCGATCCCGCCCGCTACGGCGCCTTCCTCGTCGCCATGTTCGTCATGGCCATCACGCCCGGGCCCGCCAACCTGTTCGCCATCGCCACGGGCATGGAGCGCGGCAAGGGCGCGGCCCTGCTGGGCGTGGTCGGCATGAACACCGCCACACTGGTCTGGTTCACCGGCTCGGCCCTGGGCCTCGGCGCCCTGATCATCGCCTTTCCCAAGGCCTTCCACGTCCTGGCGCTTGGCGGGGCGGCCTATCTGGTCTGGCTGGGCCTGAAGTCGCTGTGGGCCGGGATCAAGAACCTCGAGAGCCACGCCTCGGCCACGGTGCGGGCGGGGCGCTCGGCCTTCCTGGACGGCTTCATGGTCCAGATCGCCAATCCGAAGATCCTGCTGTTCTTCTCGGGCGTGCTGCCGCCCTTCCTGGACATCAAAAGACCCTTGGCCCCGCAGCTCGTCATGTTCGCCTGCGCGACTATCGGCATGGACCTGATCAGCATGTCCAGCTACGGCCTGGGTGGCGCGGCGCTGTCGAGCCGGATGAACGAACCCGGCTTCCGGCGCGGCTTCGCGCTGCTGGTCGGCGTGCTGCTGATCACCGCCGCGGTCCTGATCGTCTCGCGCGGATAG